One region of Peromyscus eremicus chromosome 4, PerEre_H2_v1, whole genome shotgun sequence genomic DNA includes:
- the Timm10 gene encoding mitochondrial import inner membrane translocase subunit Tim10: MDPLRAQQLAAELEVEMMADMYNRMTSACHRKCVPPHYKEAELSKGESVCLDRCVSKYLDIHERMGKKLTELSMQDEELMKRVQQSSGPA; the protein is encoded by the exons ATGGATCCGCTTAGAGCCCAGCAACTGGCTGCGGAGCTGGAGGTGGAGATGATGGCGGACATGTACAACAG AATGACCAGTGCCTGCCACCGGAAATGTGTGCCTCCCCACTACAAGGAAGCAGAGCTGTCCAAAGGGGAGTCTGTGTGCCTGGACCGATGTGTATCCAAGTACTTGGACATCCATGAAAGGATGGGCAAAAAGTTGACAGAGCTGTCTATGCAGGATGAAGAGCTGATGAAGAGGGTACAGCAGAGCTCTGGACCCGCATGA